A region from the Pirellulales bacterium genome encodes:
- a CDS encoding ParA family protein — protein sequence MSRILCVANQKGGVGKTTTAVNLAAALAYAGSRTLLVDLDPQCNATSGLGQTPANCHPLVSQEPLRTTLIETKVRGLELLPGSRTFRDVETLASGDDAPATTLKQHLAAGLTAYDFVIFDCPPSLGPLTRMALANSTEVLMPIQCEYFAMEGLTQMIEVIRSVMTEQPHRLQFGGILLTMYDPSLELTAEVDREVREFFGEIVFQNVIPRDVAVAEAPSHGLPVMDYEPRARGARAYVELCLEVLERE from the coding sequence GTGTCCAGGATTCTCTGCGTTGCCAACCAGAAGGGCGGCGTTGGGAAGACAACAACCGCCGTGAATCTGGCGGCCGCACTGGCCTATGCCGGGTCGCGGACGCTGTTGGTCGACCTCGACCCCCAGTGCAACGCCACCAGCGGTCTAGGGCAAACGCCGGCGAACTGCCATCCGCTGGTTTCGCAAGAACCGCTCCGGACCACGTTAATCGAGACCAAAGTGCGCGGGCTCGAGTTGCTGCCCGGCAGCCGGACGTTTCGCGACGTCGAAACGCTGGCCTCGGGCGACGACGCCCCGGCGACGACGCTCAAACAGCACCTGGCCGCGGGGCTCACGGCCTACGACTTTGTGATTTTTGACTGTCCGCCGTCGCTGGGGCCGCTGACCCGTATGGCGCTGGCCAATTCCACCGAAGTGCTGATGCCCATCCAGTGCGAGTATTTCGCCATGGAGGGGCTGACCCAAATGATCGAGGTGATTCGTAGCGTGATGACCGAACAGCCGCACCGGCTCCAGTTCGGTGGCATTCTGCTGACGATGTACGACCCGAGCCTGGAGCTGACCGCCGAGGTCGACCGCGAGGTGCGCGAGTTTTTCGGCGAGATCGTGTTTCAGAACGTGATTCCGCGAGACGTGGCCGTGGCCGAAGCGCCCAGCCACGGGTTGCCGGTGATGGATTACGAA